From the genome of Ziziphus jujuba cultivar Dongzao chromosome 6, ASM3175591v1, one region includes:
- the LOC107431276 gene encoding short-chain dehydrogenase reductase 2a-like — MPAQVMPEKALHGIHIMGWETNPPSPRRLEGKVAIVTGGARGIGEATVRLFARHGAKVVIADVEDTLGELLSNTLGHSITYVHCDVSLEEDMENLMQSTISRYGQLDILFNNAGVLGNQSKRKSIMDFDIDEFDRVMRVNVRGVALGIKHAARVMIPRGCGCIISTASVAGVMGGLGPHAYSASKHAIVGLTKNTACELGRYGIRVNCISPFGVATSMLVNAWRCGGEEDEEEECLNFGIPSEQEVEKMEEFVRGLANLKGPTLRAKDIAEAALYLASDESKYVSGHNLVVDGGITTSRNCVGL, encoded by the exons ATGCCTGCCCAAGTAATGCCTGAGAAAGCCCTTCATGGAATTCATATCATGGGATGGGAAACCAATCCTCCCTCTCCTAGAAG ATTGGAGGGAAAAGTTGCTATAGTCACAGGTGGGGCAAGAGGGATTGGAGAAGCAACAGTGAGGCTGTTCGCGAGGCACGGTGCTAAGGTAGTAATCGCCGATGTGGAAGACACTCTCGGAGAACTTTTATCGAACACTTTGGGCCATTCGATCACTTACGTCCACTGCGATGTTAGCTTGGAAGAAGACATGGAAAACCTGATGCAATCCACCATTTCCCGATATGGGCAGCTCGATATTCTCTTCAACAATGCCGGTGTTCTTGGAAACCAATCCAAACGCAAAAGCATTATGGATTTCGACATCGACGAGTTCGATCGTGTAATGCGTGTGAACGTGCGAGGAGTCGCATTGGGTATCAAACACGCAGCGAGGGTTATGATTCCGAGAGGCTGTGGGTGTATAATATCCACAGCGAGCGTTGCGGGTGTCATGGGAGGGCTCGGACCACATGCTTATTCGGCTTCGAAGCACGCCATTGTTGGGCTCACGAAGAACACGGCCTGCGAATTGGGCCGTTATGGGATTAGAGTGAATTGCATTTCACCATTTGGGGTTGCCACATCTATGCTTGTGAATGCATGGAGGTGTGGaggtgaagaagatgaagaagaggaaTGTTTGAATTTTGGGATTCCAAGTGAGCAAGAAGTGGAGAAAATGGAAGAGTTTGTGAGAGGGCTTGCAAACTTGAAAGGACCAACTTTGAGGGCTAAAGATATAGCTGAGGCTGCTCTTTATCTTGCTAGTGATGAATCCAAGTATGTTAGTGGTCATAATTTAGTAGTTGATGGTGGGATTACCACTTCAAGAAATTGTGTGGGGttgtag
- the LOC125419091 gene encoding uncharacterized protein LOC125419091, whose protein sequence is MASQKTISPKSPMRRRSRTRKVTQDSVINVAEARREIAFALHLHRTSSPSSSSSSSSSSSPSPLSSSAFVAQMGTSESPCSIYGCDLKKQVLYGSSSPYCYPLLESMPIPGPIWSTTAPSVLASNGGGAPVVVPSASSIAKEVLEFEWEESQKAASYNWWFGFLKTLDDANNAEDYSKFKYSLGNNALLNGSCFGKIGEEVGGFVGANDHQSPSPDEWLLFPTADEDEPSIP, encoded by the coding sequence ATGGCTTCTCAGAAAACAATCTCTCCCAAAAGTCCAATGAGAAGAAGATCTCGAACAAGAAAAGTTACCCAGGACTCTGTTATCAATGTAGCTGAGGCAAGAAGAGAGATTGCTTTTGCCCTGCACCTGCATAGGACATCCTCACCCTCATCctcatcctcctcctcctcatcatcatcaccatcaccattaTCATCATCAGCTTTTGTTGCCCAGATGGGCACCTCAGAATCACCATGTAGCATCTACGGCTGTGATTTAAAGAAGCAGGTTCTTTATGGGTCTTCTTCTCCATATTGTTATCCATTGTTGGAATCCATGCCTATCCCTGGACCCATATGGTCCACAACTGCGCCTTCAGTGTTGGCAAGTAATGGTGGTGGTGCACCGGTAGTAGTACCATCGGCTTCTTCTATAGCCAAGGAAGTTTTGGAATTTGAGTGGGAAGAGAGCCAAAAAGCTGCTTCTTATAACTGGTGGTTTGGGTTTTTGAAGACCTTGGACGATGCTAATAATGCTGAGGATTATTCGAAATTCAAATATTCTTTGGGAAATAATGCTTTATTGAATGGTAGTTGTTTTGGTAAAATAGGAGAAGAAGTGGGTGGTTTTGTGGGTGCAAATGACCATCAAAGCCCTTCTCCTGATGAATGGTTGTTGTTTCCAACAGCAGATGAAGACGAGCCTTCAATCCCCTAA